One Methylobacterium sp. AMS5 genomic region harbors:
- a CDS encoding trehalose-6-phosphate synthase, which produces MARLIIVSNRVAVPAEGKDAVSAGGLAVAVKEAFSSYEGLWFGWSGNIRDNPSTEPELIDRGSIQYAVLDLSPQDHREYYAGFANRALWPIMHYRIGLGTFSRSDYAGYQRVNQTFAQALAKLVEPDDLIWVHDYHLLPLASELRGQGIANPIGYFHHIPWPAADVFNTLPASNELLRAMADYDLIGLQTDADVQNLSRNFIDTMRAIPLGGGSMMVDGRRTRIRSFPIGIDVASFKEAADKAGSNKVVRETMAGLRTRKLLIGVDRLDYSKGVPERMEAVDRFFASNPDQRGNVVYIQITPKSRSEVPEYEQLSREVNEKVGDINGMLGEPAWTPIQYVTKAYPRPVLAGLYRAARVGLVTPMRDGMNLVAKEYVVAQSEEDPGVLVLSKFAGAARQLPEALLVNPYDRFEVAEAIRQALYMPRGERLERWKPMADRMRREDVDWWARCFMVELETFRTVEREPPSTTAAAAE; this is translated from the coding sequence GTGGCACGTCTGATCATCGTCTCCAACCGTGTTGCCGTACCCGCCGAGGGTAAGGATGCGGTCTCCGCAGGGGGACTCGCCGTCGCGGTCAAGGAAGCTTTCTCCTCCTACGAGGGGTTGTGGTTCGGCTGGAGCGGGAACATCCGCGACAACCCGAGCACCGAGCCGGAACTGATCGACCGCGGGTCGATCCAGTACGCCGTCCTCGACCTCTCGCCGCAAGACCACCGCGAGTACTACGCCGGCTTTGCCAACCGGGCGCTCTGGCCGATCATGCATTACCGGATCGGGCTCGGGACGTTCTCCCGCTCGGATTATGCCGGCTACCAGCGCGTCAACCAGACCTTCGCCCAGGCGCTCGCCAAGCTCGTCGAGCCGGACGACCTGATCTGGGTCCACGACTACCATCTGCTGCCGCTGGCGAGCGAGCTGCGCGGCCAGGGCATCGCCAACCCGATCGGCTACTTCCACCACATCCCGTGGCCCGCCGCCGACGTGTTCAACACCCTGCCCGCCAGCAACGAGCTGCTGCGCGCCATGGCCGATTACGACCTGATCGGCCTGCAGACCGATGCCGACGTGCAGAATCTCTCGCGCAACTTCATCGACACGATGCGGGCGATCCCGCTCGGCGGCGGCTCGATGATGGTGGACGGGCGGCGCACGCGGATCCGCAGCTTCCCCATCGGCATCGATGTCGCCAGCTTCAAGGAGGCCGCCGACAAGGCCGGCTCCAACAAGGTGGTGCGCGAGACCATGGCGGGCCTGCGCACCCGCAAGCTGCTCATCGGCGTCGATCGGCTCGACTACTCGAAGGGCGTGCCCGAGCGCATGGAGGCGGTGGACCGCTTCTTCGCCTCGAATCCGGACCAGCGCGGCAACGTCGTCTACATCCAGATCACGCCGAAATCCCGCAGTGAGGTGCCGGAATACGAGCAGCTCTCGCGCGAGGTGAACGAGAAGGTCGGCGACATCAACGGCATGCTCGGCGAGCCGGCCTGGACACCGATCCAATACGTCACCAAGGCCTATCCGCGCCCCGTTCTCGCCGGGCTCTACCGGGCCGCCCGCGTCGGCCTCGTCACACCCATGCGCGACGGCATGAACTTGGTGGCCAAGGAATACGTCGTCGCCCAGAGCGAGGAGGATCCCGGCGTCCTCGTCCTCTCGAAATTCGCAGGCGCAGCCCGGCAGTTGCCCGAGGCGCTGCTCGTGAATCCCTACGACCGCTTCGAGGTCGCCGAGGCGATTCGGCAGGCGCTCTATATGCCCCGCGGCGAGCGCCTGGAGCGCTGGAAGCCGATGGCGGACCGCATGCGGCGCGAGGACGTGGATTGGTGGGCCCGCTGCTTCATGGTGGAGCTGGAGACCTTCCGCACCGTCGAGCGCGAGCCGCCGAGCACGACGGCGGCGGCGGCGGAGTAG
- a CDS encoding phage holin family protein, with protein sequence MTGPNPSPPPSSIQALVADALREASELASKEIALFRTEMTNNVRSLFIGLAMMVLAAVFAVTAMLVLIGALVKFVATLVGSEWLAALLVGGGMLLVAVVLGVIGARAMSLSNLAPTRTSRQVRQDARALTERVSG encoded by the coding sequence ATGACAGGCCCCAACCCCTCCCCTCCCCCCTCCTCGATCCAAGCCCTCGTCGCCGATGCCCTGCGCGAGGCGAGTGAGCTTGCCAGCAAGGAGATCGCCCTCTTCCGCACGGAGATGACGAACAACGTCCGCTCGTTGTTCATCGGCCTCGCGATGATGGTGCTGGCCGCGGTGTTCGCGGTCACGGCGATGCTGGTGCTCATCGGCGCGCTCGTGAAGTTCGTCGCGACCCTCGTGGGGTCCGAATGGCTCGCGGCCCTGCTGGTGGGCGGCGGCATGCTGCTCGTGGCCGTCGTGCTCGGCGTCATCGGCGCCCGGGCGATGTCGCTGTCCAACCTCGCGCCGACCCGGACCTCGCGGCAGGTCCGGCAGGATGCCCGCGCGCTGACGGAAAGGGTTTCGGGATGA
- a CDS encoding DUF3618 domain-containing protein: MSESISDLEKDIEQSRARLDETIDRIQGRLNASSLVDEMLGSARQTPYSGFYDDALLAVRRNPVPVLLIAAGVGLLLNGMRTVRRPSPSRAVVPVEAKPVIVTGADRTYDPDAPGGRPLHDLPPERQV; the protein is encoded by the coding sequence ATGAGCGAATCGATCTCTGATCTCGAGAAGGACATCGAGCAGAGCCGTGCCCGTCTCGATGAGACCATCGACCGGATCCAGGGACGCCTGAACGCGTCGAGCCTCGTCGACGAGATGCTCGGTTCGGCCCGGCAGACGCCCTATAGCGGCTTCTACGACGACGCCCTGCTGGCGGTGCGGCGCAACCCCGTGCCGGTGCTGCTGATCGCGGCCGGCGTCGGCCTCCTGCTCAACGGCATGCGGACCGTCCGCCGTCCCTCTCCCTCCCGTGCCGTGGTGCCGGTGGAGGCCAAGCCCGTCATCGTGACGGGGGCCGACCGCACCTACGACCCCGACGCCCCCGGCGGGCGCCCCCTCCACGATCTGCCGCCCGAGCGTCAGGTCTGA
- a CDS encoding DUF883 family protein, with the protein MSQGPNHQGPVTTPPSGAPVETLPENIAARSGMPRESGVEHNLHDISDRATAQGRDANARLQAGLQDTTEQAREGARNLRDQAADRASELKNRVSEAADSTRAQAGDTVRAARERAGETYEDARSWVEDRYETQRQRAADLADRGYRRLHEGRTATEHFVSENPLLVGVVGLAAGLLLGALLPRTRQEDRALGPYADDLRDQGIRYARDLTHRGRAFVETALDPENLDAAVKRASAEGGPQSGQQGGPATAQATGSRPGFNETGRPAQNL; encoded by the coding sequence ATGAGCCAAGGCCCCAACCATCAAGGCCCTGTCACCACGCCGCCCTCCGGCGCGCCGGTGGAGACCCTGCCCGAGAACATCGCCGCCCGCTCCGGCATGCCCCGCGAGTCCGGCGTCGAGCACAATCTGCACGATATCTCCGACCGGGCGACCGCGCAGGGCCGCGACGCCAATGCCCGCCTGCAAGCCGGCCTGCAGGATACGACCGAACAGGCGCGGGAAGGCGCACGCAACCTGCGCGACCAGGCCGCGGACCGGGCTTCCGAGCTGAAGAACCGCGTGAGCGAGGCCGCCGATTCCACCCGCGCCCAGGCCGGCGACACGGTGCGCGCCGCCCGCGAACGGGCGGGCGAGACCTACGAGGATGCCCGCTCCTGGGTCGAGGACCGCTACGAGACGCAGCGCCAACGCGCCGCCGACCTTGCGGATCGCGGCTATCGCCGCCTGCACGAGGGCCGCACCGCTACGGAGCACTTCGTCTCCGAGAACCCGCTCCTCGTCGGCGTGGTCGGCCTTGCCGCCGGCCTGCTGCTCGGCGCGCTCCTGCCGCGCACCCGCCAGGAAGACCGGGCGCTCGGCCCCTATGCCGACGACCTGCGCGACCAGGGCATTCGCTACGCCCGCGACCTGACCCATCGCGGCCGCGCCTTCGTCGAGACGGCGCTCGATCCCGAAAACCTCGATGCGGCGGTCAAGCGCGCCAGCGCGGAAGGCGGCCCGCAGAGTGGTCAGCAGGGCGGACCGGCGACCGCCCAAGCGACCGGCTCGCGGCCCGGCTTCAACGAGACCGGACGGCCGGCGCAGAATCTGTAA
- the hisS gene encoding histidine--tRNA ligase, producing the protein MAKADTLKPRLPRGFPDRTEADILAQGRMLDTIRQTFELYGFEALETPFVEYTETLGKFLPDLDRPNEGVFSFQDDDEQWLSLRYDLTAPLARHVAENFDAIPKPYRSYRAGYVFRNEKPGPGRFRQFMQFDADIVGAGSVAADAETCMLMADTLERLGLAGQYVVKVNNRKVLDGVMEAIGLAGADKAGQRLTVLRAIDKLDRLGADGVRLLLGPGRKDESGDFTKGAGLGDDAIERILAYVGFEASPHEGADRMAFWEKFFGSWQEVVGTSETGREGIAELHAIMRLCEAAGYGHDRVRADPSVVRGLEYYTGPVYEAELTFPVTNEDGQTVRFGSVAGGGRYDGLVGRFRSEPVPATGFSIGVSRLFSALRLTKSPLVEGAAKPGPVVVLVLDRENIAEYQALVARLRADNIRAELYLGAAGMKAQMKYADRRRAPAVVIQGSNEREAGEVQIKDLIAGARAAEAIASNAEWKAARPAQVSVPVERMVEAVRETLARHFG; encoded by the coding sequence ATGGCCAAGGCCGACACCCTGAAACCCCGCCTGCCGCGCGGCTTCCCCGACCGCACGGAGGCCGACATCCTGGCCCAGGGGCGGATGCTCGACACGATCCGGCAGACCTTCGAGCTCTACGGCTTCGAGGCGCTGGAGACCCCCTTCGTCGAGTACACCGAGACGCTGGGCAAGTTTCTGCCCGACCTCGATCGACCGAACGAGGGCGTGTTCTCGTTCCAGGACGACGACGAGCAGTGGCTCTCGCTGCGCTACGATCTCACCGCACCGCTCGCCCGCCATGTCGCCGAGAACTTCGACGCGATCCCGAAGCCCTATCGCAGCTACCGGGCGGGCTACGTCTTCCGCAACGAGAAGCCGGGGCCGGGCCGCTTCCGCCAGTTCATGCAGTTCGATGCGGACATCGTCGGCGCGGGCAGCGTCGCGGCCGATGCCGAGACCTGCATGCTGATGGCCGACACGCTGGAGCGCCTCGGGCTCGCCGGCCAGTACGTCGTCAAGGTCAACAACCGCAAGGTGCTCGACGGCGTGATGGAGGCGATCGGCCTTGCGGGGGCCGACAAGGCCGGCCAGCGGCTCACCGTGCTGCGCGCCATCGACAAGCTCGACCGCCTCGGCGCCGACGGCGTTCGCCTCCTGCTCGGCCCCGGCCGCAAGGACGAGAGCGGCGACTTCACCAAGGGCGCCGGGCTTGGCGACGACGCCATCGAGCGCATCCTCGCCTATGTCGGCTTCGAAGCGAGCCCGCACGAGGGCGCCGACCGGATGGCGTTCTGGGAAAAGTTCTTCGGCTCCTGGCAGGAGGTCGTCGGCACCTCCGAGACCGGCCGCGAGGGCATCGCCGAACTCCACGCGATCATGCGGCTCTGCGAGGCGGCGGGCTACGGCCATGACCGGGTGCGGGCCGACCCCTCCGTGGTGCGCGGTCTCGAATACTATACCGGCCCCGTCTACGAGGCGGAGCTGACGTTCCCCGTCACCAACGAGGACGGCCAGACCGTCCGCTTCGGCTCGGTGGCGGGCGGCGGTCGCTATGACGGCCTCGTCGGTCGCTTCCGCAGCGAGCCGGTGCCGGCGACCGGCTTCTCCATCGGCGTCTCGCGGCTGTTCTCGGCCCTGCGGCTGACCAAGAGCCCGCTGGTGGAAGGCGCAGCCAAGCCCGGCCCGGTCGTGGTGCTGGTGCTCGATCGCGAGAACATCGCCGAGTATCAGGCGCTGGTCGCACGGCTGCGCGCGGACAACATCCGGGCCGAACTCTATCTGGGTGCGGCCGGGATGAAGGCGCAGATGAAATACGCCGACCGCCGCCGCGCGCCGGCCGTCGTCATCCAGGGCTCGAACGAGCGCGAGGCCGGCGAGGTCCAGATCAAGGATCTGATCGCGGGTGCCCGCGCGGCCGAAGCCATCGCCAGCAATGCCGAATGGAAGGCCGCCCGCCCGGCCCAGGTGTCGGTGCCGGTGGAACGGATGGTCGAGGCGGTTCGCGAAACGCTGGCCCGGCATTTCGGGTGA
- a CDS encoding tRNA-binding protein: protein MHVSHDPTAPASETIGFDAFLAVDIRVGTVVSAEPFPEARKPAIKLVIDFGPVIGTKRSSAQITEHYGPDTLVGRQVAAVVNFPPRQIGKFLSEVLTLGFADPAGAVVLFAPDKPVPDGSRLF from the coding sequence ATGCATGTCAGCCACGATCCCACCGCCCCGGCATCCGAAACGATCGGGTTCGACGCCTTCCTCGCCGTCGATATCCGCGTCGGCACCGTCGTCTCCGCCGAGCCTTTTCCCGAGGCGCGCAAACCCGCGATCAAACTCGTCATCGATTTCGGGCCGGTGATCGGTACCAAGCGCTCCAGCGCGCAAATCACCGAGCATTACGGGCCCGACACCCTGGTCGGCCGGCAGGTCGCGGCGGTGGTGAACTTCCCGCCGCGCCAGATCGGCAAGTTCCTGTCGGAGGTGCTGACGCTCGGCTTTGCCGACCCGGCCGGCGCCGTCGTGCTGTTCGCCCCCGACAAGCCGGTGCCGGACGGCAGCCGGCTCTTCTAA
- the secB gene encoding protein-export chaperone SecB gives MADTAAPNGNGAQGQDLAPAINALAQYAKDLSFENPNAPRSLQPQEGGPQINIQVNVNAQQIAEADFEVELTLEGDAKIQNEVLFAFELKYAGIFRMRNIPQEQIHPAVMIECPRLLFPFARQIVAEAVRNGGFPPLYIDPIDFVGLYQQKMMEAQAQGGQPGAPLAS, from the coding sequence ATGGCCGATACCGCGGCACCGAACGGCAACGGCGCGCAGGGCCAGGATCTCGCGCCCGCGATCAACGCACTGGCGCAATACGCCAAGGATCTTTCCTTCGAGAACCCGAACGCGCCGCGCTCCCTGCAGCCGCAGGAGGGCGGCCCTCAGATCAACATTCAGGTCAACGTCAACGCCCAGCAGATCGCCGAGGCCGACTTCGAGGTCGAGCTGACGCTCGAGGGCGATGCCAAGATCCAGAACGAGGTGCTGTTCGCCTTCGAGCTGAAGTACGCCGGCATCTTCCGCATGCGCAACATCCCGCAGGAGCAGATCCATCCGGCGGTGATGATCGAGTGCCCGCGCCTGCTCTTCCCGTTCGCGCGCCAGATCGTCGCCGAGGCCGTGCGCAACGGCGGCTTCCCGCCGCTCTACATCGACCCGATCGATTTCGTCGGCCTCTATCAGCAGAAGATGATGGAAGCCCAGGCCCAGGGCGGCCAGCCGGGCGCACCGCTCGCCTCCTGA
- a CDS encoding Tim44/TimA family putative adaptor protein — translation MQDSFDATTLIFLALAVFVIWRLRSVLGQKTGTERSPFRPVERNRTEPPGGRGEGDNVVRLPGADRSPAGAAAVQTATRDWRGIAEPGSAVARGLEQVVQLEPTFEPRAFLEGAKGAYETIVTAFAKGDRKTLRALLSREVCEGFERAISEREKRNETAETTFISIDKAEIAAVEVKNRAAQITVRFLSNLITATRDADGKVIDGHAETGVEVPDVWTFARTLGSRDPNWQLVATDAGG, via the coding sequence ATGCAGGATTCCTTCGACGCAACCACTCTGATTTTCCTGGCGCTGGCCGTCTTCGTGATCTGGCGGCTGCGCTCGGTCCTGGGACAGAAGACCGGCACCGAGCGCTCGCCCTTCCGGCCGGTGGAGCGCAACCGCACCGAGCCGCCGGGCGGCCGCGGTGAGGGCGACAACGTGGTGCGCCTGCCCGGCGCCGACCGTAGCCCGGCGGGCGCGGCGGCGGTGCAGACCGCGACCCGCGACTGGCGCGGCATCGCCGAGCCGGGCTCGGCGGTCGCCCGCGGCCTCGAGCAGGTGGTGCAGCTCGAACCGACCTTCGAGCCCCGCGCCTTCCTCGAGGGAGCCAAGGGCGCCTACGAGACCATCGTCACCGCCTTCGCCAAGGGGGACCGCAAGACCTTGCGCGCGCTCCTCTCGCGGGAGGTCTGCGAGGGCTTCGAGCGGGCGATCTCCGAGCGCGAGAAGCGCAACGAGACGGCGGAGACGACCTTCATCTCCATCGACAAGGCGGAGATCGCCGCCGTCGAGGTGAAGAACCGTGCCGCCCAGATCACCGTGCGCTTCCTCTCGAACCTTATCACCGCCACGCGTGACGCGGACGGCAAGGTGATCGACGGCCATGCCGAGACCGGCGTCGAGGTGCCCGACGTGTGGACCTTCGCCCGCACGCTCGGCTCGCGCGACCCGAACTGGCAACTCGTCGCCACCGACGCGGGCGGCTGA
- a CDS encoding murein transglycosylase A: MPCLRVSLPAAAVLAAAAVSIPAGPSHAAEALRVPPPVAGAVLEPVSLAALPGWREDDGAASLDAFRRTCAGPGPNPPQIEGVTGSPADLAAACAAAAEVRPNEAKKFFEARFSAYRIVRPASGTEPERRVGFLTGYFEPELTGSLEPGPGYTAPVLARPDDLVSLAPGETVPGLDPLYRAGRRTETGLVPYPERAAIEDGALGERTRPLLWLRDAVDLFVLQVQGSGRVRLPDGRGMRVLYDGKNGQPYTSIGKLLVNEGHLPINGLSLERWTAWLRANPDHARRLMRMNASYIFFRTEPVTDPALGPPGAAGVPLSPGRSMAVDGNLWRYGLPFWLEGKLPGQPGRGHLVVAADTGSAIVGPARGDLYVGTGAAAGRAAGDLHDRMGFVVLIPKPAPDGAAKDAAAPEAAAGEARP; the protein is encoded by the coding sequence ATGCCGTGTTTGCGCGTTTCCCTTCCGGCCGCAGCGGTCCTCGCCGCTGCGGCCGTTTCCATTCCCGCCGGACCCTCGCACGCGGCTGAAGCGTTGCGCGTCCCTCCCCCGGTGGCGGGCGCCGTGCTGGAGCCAGTCTCCCTCGCCGCCCTGCCCGGCTGGCGCGAGGATGACGGGGCGGCGTCCCTCGACGCCTTCCGCCGCACCTGCGCCGGGCCCGGCCCCAATCCGCCCCAGATCGAGGGCGTGACGGGCTCGCCCGCCGACCTCGCGGCGGCCTGCGCCGCCGCAGCCGAGGTGAGGCCGAACGAGGCAAAAAAATTCTTCGAGGCGCGGTTCTCCGCCTACCGCATCGTCCGACCGGCGTCCGGAACGGAGCCTGAGCGCCGGGTCGGCTTCCTCACCGGCTATTTCGAGCCCGAGCTGACGGGGTCGCTCGAGCCGGGGCCCGGCTATACCGCACCCGTGCTGGCCCGGCCGGACGACCTCGTCAGCCTCGCTCCCGGCGAGACGGTGCCGGGGCTCGATCCGCTCTACCGGGCGGGCCGGCGCACCGAGACCGGGCTCGTCCCCTATCCCGAGCGCGCGGCGATCGAGGATGGGGCGCTCGGCGAGCGGACCCGGCCGCTGCTGTGGCTGCGCGACGCCGTGGACCTCTTCGTGTTGCAGGTGCAGGGGTCCGGGCGGGTCCGCCTGCCCGATGGGCGCGGCATGCGGGTGCTCTACGACGGCAAGAACGGCCAGCCCTACACCTCGATCGGCAAGCTGCTCGTCAACGAGGGCCACCTGCCGATCAACGGGCTGAGCCTGGAGCGCTGGACGGCGTGGCTGCGGGCCAACCCCGACCATGCCCGCCGGTTGATGCGGATGAACGCGTCCTACATCTTCTTCCGGACCGAGCCGGTGACCGACCCCGCCCTCGGGCCGCCCGGCGCCGCCGGCGTACCGCTGAGCCCGGGGCGCAGCATGGCCGTCGACGGGAACCTCTGGCGGTACGGCCTGCCGTTCTGGCTGGAAGGCAAGCTGCCGGGCCAGCCCGGCCGCGGCCATCTGGTCGTCGCCGCCGATACCGGCTCGGCCATCGTCGGCCCGGCGCGCGGCGACCTCTATGTCGGCACCGGCGCTGCCGCCGGACGGGCGGCGGGCGACCTGCACGACCGGATGGGATTCGTGGTGCTGATCCCGAAGCCCGCCCCGGATGGCGCTGCCAAGGACGCGGCTGCACCGGAGGCCGCTGCCGGAGAGGCACGGCCGTGA
- a CDS encoding Smr/MutS family protein codes for MSARPPRRSRLLSREEAHLWGEIAKLITPLRGRAKPKKPAQKGAKQPAPPVAGPAAKVAGPAAKVAEPAPKPAAKPAWKPASPPPAAPTKPVPPKSGPPKPGPLVSLSRAASKPLKLGDLAPEIARASAAPTPPLPPASLGAPGLERRERRGLERGTLTIEARIDLHGLYQAEAHAALVGFLLRSRAAGHARVLVVTGKGGEDFGGRDRAGFSERGVLRRSVPHWLRGPELRGLVLGFEEAARHHGGGGALYVRLRRR; via the coding sequence GTGAGCGCGCGACCGCCGCGGCGCTCGCGCCTGCTCTCGCGCGAGGAGGCGCATCTCTGGGGCGAGATCGCCAAGCTGATCACGCCCCTGCGGGGTCGCGCCAAGCCGAAAAAGCCCGCTCAGAAGGGCGCCAAACAGCCCGCGCCGCCGGTCGCCGGGCCTGCGGCGAAGGTCGCCGGGCCTGCGGCGAAGGTTGCCGAGCCAGCTCCGAAGCCTGCCGCCAAGCCTGCCTGGAAACCCGCCTCCCCTCCCCCGGCCGCCCCCACCAAGCCTGTCCCACCCAAGTCTGGCCCTCCCAAGCCTGGCCCTCTCGTCTCCCTGTCGCGAGCCGCGTCGAAGCCGCTCAAGCTCGGCGACCTCGCTCCCGAGATCGCCCGGGCCAGCGCCGCGCCCACTCCCCCCCTTCCCCCAGCGTCCCTGGGGGCGCCGGGTCTGGAGCGGCGGGAGCGGCGCGGGTTGGAGCGGGGTACGCTGACGATCGAGGCACGCATCGATCTGCACGGGTTGTATCAGGCGGAGGCGCATGCGGCCCTGGTCGGCTTCCTGCTACGCTCCCGCGCGGCGGGGCATGCCCGCGTGCTCGTGGTGACCGGCAAGGGCGGCGAGGATTTCGGCGGTCGCGACCGCGCCGGCTTCTCCGAGCGCGGCGTGCTCCGCCGCAGCGTGCCGCACTGGCTGCGGGGCCCGGAATTGCGCGGCCTCGTGCTCGGTTTCGAGGAGGCGGCCCGCCACCACGGTGGAGGCGGCGCCCTCTACGTGCGCCTGCGGCGGCGGTAG
- the rho gene encoding transcription termination factor Rho encodes MTSQNDALTPVEAPAEAVVAPADLVARREVKLQDLKSKSPTELTAFAEEVDVENASTMRKQELMFAILKQLAANETEIIGAGTVEVLQDGFGFLRSHDSNYLPGPDDIYISPTQIRRFGLRTGDTVEGPIRGPKDGERYFALLKVNTINFENPEKIKHKVHFDNLTPLFPTQRFKLELDNPPKKDFSPRIIDIVSPIGKGQRALIVAPPRTGKTVLMQNIAQSITINHPECYLIVLLIDERPEEVTDMIRSVKGEVIASTFDEPATRHVQVAEMVIEKAKRLVEHGRDVVILLDSITRLGRAYNTVVPSSGKVLTGGVDANALQRPKRFFGAARNIEEGGSLSIIATALIDTGSRMDEVIFEEFKGTGNSEIILDRKVSDKRIFPAIDITRSGTRKEELLVPPDALKKTYVLRRILNPMGVTDAIEFLMDKLRQTKSNGDFFDSMNT; translated from the coding sequence ATGACGTCACAGAACGACGCTCTCACCCCCGTTGAAGCTCCGGCGGAAGCCGTCGTCGCGCCGGCCGATCTCGTCGCCCGGCGTGAGGTGAAGCTTCAGGACCTCAAGTCCAAATCGCCGACCGAGCTCACGGCCTTCGCGGAGGAGGTCGATGTCGAGAACGCCTCGACCATGCGTAAGCAGGAGCTGATGTTCGCGATCCTCAAGCAGCTCGCGGCCAACGAGACCGAGATCATCGGCGCCGGCACGGTCGAGGTGCTCCAGGACGGGTTCGGCTTCCTGCGCTCGCACGATTCGAACTATCTGCCCGGCCCGGACGACATCTACATCTCGCCGACCCAGATCCGCCGCTTCGGCCTGCGCACGGGCGACACCGTCGAGGGCCCGATCCGCGGCCCCAAGGACGGCGAGCGCTATTTCGCGCTGCTCAAGGTCAACACGATCAACTTCGAGAACCCGGAGAAGATCAAGCACAAGGTCCACTTCGACAACCTGACGCCGCTGTTCCCGACGCAGCGCTTCAAGCTCGAACTCGACAATCCGCCGAAAAAAGACTTCAGCCCCCGGATCATCGACATCGTCTCGCCGATCGGCAAGGGCCAGCGCGCGCTGATCGTCGCGCCGCCGCGTACCGGCAAGACCGTGCTGATGCAGAACATCGCGCAGTCGATCACGATCAACCATCCGGAATGCTACCTCATCGTGCTCCTCATCGACGAGCGCCCGGAGGAGGTGACCGACATGATCCGCTCGGTGAAGGGCGAGGTCATCGCCTCGACCTTCGACGAGCCGGCCACCCGCCACGTGCAGGTCGCCGAGATGGTGATCGAGAAGGCCAAGCGCTTGGTCGAGCACGGCCGCGACGTGGTGATCCTCCTCGACTCCATCACCCGCCTCGGCCGCGCCTACAACACGGTGGTGCCGTCCTCCGGCAAGGTGCTGACCGGCGGTGTCGATGCCAACGCCCTGCAGCGGCCCAAGCGCTTCTTCGGCGCGGCCCGCAACATCGAGGAGGGCGGCTCGCTCTCCATCATCGCGACCGCGCTGATCGACACCGGCTCGCGCATGGACGAGGTGATCTTCGAGGAGTTCAAGGGCACCGGCAACTCCGAGATCATTCTCGACCGCAAGGTCTCCGACAAGCGCATCTTCCCGGCCATCGACATCACCCGCTCCGGCACCCGTAAGGAAGAGCTGCTGGTGCCGCCGGACGCGCTCAAGAAGACTTACGTCCTGCGCCGCATCCTCAACCCGATGGGCGTCACCGACGCGATCGAGTTCCTGATGGACAAGCTGCGCCAGACGAAGAGCAACGGCGACTTCTTCGACTCGATGAACACGTAA